In Strix uralensis isolate ZFMK-TIS-50842 chromosome 37, bStrUra1, whole genome shotgun sequence, one DNA window encodes the following:
- the LOC141937080 gene encoding olfactory receptor 14C36-like → MPNGSSITEFLLLAFADTQELQLLHFWLFLGIYLAALLGNGLIITTIACDHHLHTPMYFFLRNLSLLALGSISITLPKTMHNSLWDTREISYPGCAVQQFFFLFFMPAEHFLLTDMSYDCYVVICKPLHYGTLLGSRACVHMAAAAWGTGFLYAVLHTANTFSLPLCQGNAVDQFFCEIPQILKLFCSHSYLREFGLIVASACLLFGCFVFIVVSYVQIFRAVLRIPSEQRRHKAFSTCLPHLAVVSLFISTAMFAYLKPPSISSPSLNLVISFLYSVVPPATNPLIYSMRNQKLKETLKKLIQSAVSQHH, encoded by the coding sequence atgCCCAatggcagctccatcactgagttcctcctcctggcatttgcagacacacaggagctgcagctcttgcacttctggctcttcctcggcatctacctggctgccctcctgggcaacggcctcatcatcaccaccatcgcctgtgaccaccacctgcacacccccatgtacttcttcctccgcaacctctccctccttgccctgggctccatctccatcACTCTCCCCAAAACCAtgcacaattccctctgggacaccaGGGAGATTTCTTACCCAGGATGTGCTGtccagcaatttttctttttatttttcatgccagcagagcattttcttCTCACTGACATGTCCTACGACTGCTacgttgtcatctgcaaacccctgcactatgggaccctcctgggcagcagagcttgtgtccacatggcagcagctgcctggggtactgggtttctctatgctgtgctgcacacggccaacacattttcactaccactctgccaaggtaatgctgtggaccagttcttctgtgaaatcccccagatcctcaagctcttcTGCTCACATTCCTACCTCAGAGAATTTGGGCTTATCGTGGCTAgtgcctgtttactttttggatgttttgttttcattgtggtgtcctatgtgcagatcttcagggccgtgctgaggatcccctctgagcagagACGGCACAAAGCattttccacgtgcctccctcacctggccgtcgtctccctctttatcagcactgccatgtttgcctacctgaagcccccctccatctcgTCCCCATCCCTGAACCTGGTGAtatcatttctgtactcagtggtgcctccagcaacGAACCCCCttatctacagcatgaggaaccagaagcttaaagagacattgaagaagctgattcaatcagctgtttctcagcaccattaa